Proteins from one Panicum virgatum strain AP13 chromosome 7K, P.virgatum_v5, whole genome shotgun sequence genomic window:
- the LOC120642460 gene encoding S-adenosylmethionine decarboxylase proenzyme, whose amino-acid sequence MAVLSAADAPPVSAIGFEGYEKRLEITFSEAPVFIDPHGRGLRALSRAQIDSVLDLARCTIVSELSNKDFDSYVLSESSLFIYPLKIVIKTCGTTKLLLTIPRILELAEELSMPLAAVKYSRGMFIFPSAQPAPHRSFSEEVAALNRYFGGLKSGGNAYVIGDPARPGQKWHIYYATEYPEQPMVNLEMCMTGLDKKKASVFFKTSADGHTTCAKEMTKLSGISEIVPEMEICDFDFEPCGYSMNAIHDSAFSTIHVTPEDGFSYASYEVMGFDATALAYGDLVKRVLRCFGPSEFSVAVTIFGGRGQAATWGKKLDADVYDCNNMVEQELPCGGLLIYQSFSAAEDAVVSSPKSVLHCFEGHNMENAALVKDGKLANLLCWEEDDAMEEKDGVLVE is encoded by the coding sequence ATGGCTGTCCTTTCTGCTGCTGACGCTCCCCCGGTCTCAGCGATCGGGTTTGAGGGCTATGAGAAGCGCCTTGAGATCACCTTCTCTGAGGCACCTGTCTTTATTGACCCTCATGGGCGTGGTTTGCGTGCCCTCTCTAGGGCCCAGATTGATTCTGTTCTGGATCTTGCACGGTGCACCATTGTGTCCGAGCTCTCCAACAAGGATTTTGACTCCTATGTCCTCTCTGAGTCGAGCCTGTTTATCTATCCTCTGAAGATTGTCATAAAGACCTGTGGGACTACCAAGCTTCTGCTCACCATTCCAAGGAttcttgagcttgctgaagagCTGTCTATGCCGCTTGCTGCTGTGAAGTACTCCCGTGGGATGTTCATCTTCCCCAGTGCTCAGCCAGCCCCCCACAGGAGCTTCTCTGAGGAGGTTGCTGCCCTTAACCGCTACTTTGGCGGCCTGAAGTCTGGTGGTAATGCTTATGTGATTGGAGATCCAGCAAGACCTGGACAGAAGTGGCACATCTACTACGCCACTGAGTACCCAGAGCAACCCATGGTTAACCTTGAGATGTGCATGACTGGTCTTGATAAGAAGAAAGCTTCAGTCTTTTTCAAGACTTCTGCTGATGGCCACACAACATGTGCCAAGGAAATGACCAAGCTCTCTGGTATATCTGAAATTGTTCCTGAGATGGAGATCTGTGATTTTGACTTTGAACCCTGCGGCTACTCCATGAATGCGATCCATGACTCTGCTTTCTCCACCATTCATGTGACCCCTGAGGATGGTTTCAGCTATGCAAGTTATGAAGTTATGGGCTTTGACGCCACTGCACTTGCCTACGGTGACCTCGTCAAGAGGGTTCTCAGGTGCTTTGGCCCTTCGGAGTTCTCTGTTGCTGTGACCATCTTTGGCGGGCGTGGCCAAGCTGCGACGTGGGGCAAGAAGCTTGATGCTGATGTTTATGACTGCAACAACATGGTAGAGCAGGAGCTGCCCTGCGGTGGTCTACTAATCTACCAGAGCTTTTCTGCTGCTGAAGATGCTGTTGTTAGCTCGCCCAAATCTGTTCTTCATTGCTTCGAGGGTCACAATATGGAGAATGCTGCTCTGGTGAAGGATGGCAAGCTGGCTAATCTTCTCTGCTGGGAGGAAGAtgatgccatggaggagaaggaCGGAGTGCTTGTCGAGTAA